In Sphingomonas sp. G-3-2-10, a single window of DNA contains:
- a CDS encoding 4-(cytidine 5'-diphospho)-2-C-methyl-D-erythritol kinase yields the protein MPSTEVASEPARAKLNLALHVRARRPDGYHELETLFAFVETGDVIRVSEGEGLRVTGPFAGALAGEGDNLVTRAAARFAEAFGGGPWAIELEKHLPVASGIGGGSADAAATLRALGRLQGVGLEALFPIADTLGSDVPACLLGETALGTGRGEQLRAIDGLAGQPVLLVNPGVAVSTAEVFRRWEGVDRGPIGTGPLLEVALAGRNDLEAPARAIAPVVGEVLALLAAQDGVLLARMSGSGATCFALFESVAARDTAAGAMRPQWWVAATRLV from the coding sequence ATGCCGTCAACTGAGGTGGCTTCGGAGCCTGCCCGCGCGAAGCTGAACCTGGCGCTGCACGTCCGGGCCCGGCGGCCCGACGGCTATCACGAACTGGAGACGCTGTTCGCCTTCGTCGAGACGGGCGATGTGATCCGCGTAAGCGAAGGCGAGGGGTTGCGGGTGACCGGGCCGTTCGCCGGGGCGCTGGCGGGCGAGGGCGACAATCTGGTCACGCGGGCAGCGGCTCGGTTTGCCGAAGCCTTTGGCGGCGGACCCTGGGCGATCGAACTGGAGAAGCATCTGCCGGTGGCGTCGGGCATCGGCGGCGGATCGGCAGATGCCGCCGCGACCCTGCGCGCGCTGGGGCGGTTGCAGGGCGTGGGTCTGGAGGCACTGTTCCCGATTGCCGATACGCTGGGATCGGACGTTCCAGCCTGTCTGCTGGGCGAGACCGCGCTGGGAACGGGGCGGGGCGAGCAGTTGCGGGCGATCGACGGACTGGCGGGACAGCCAGTGCTGCTGGTCAATCCGGGTGTCGCGGTGTCCACCGCCGAGGTGTTCCGGCGGTGGGAAGGCGTGGATCGCGGTCCGATCGGGACCGGGCCGCTGCTGGAGGTCGCGCTGGCGGGACGGAACGATCTGGAGGCGCCCGCGCGCGCGATCGCGCCGGTGGTCGGCGAGGTGCTGGCGTTGCTGGCCGCGCAGGACGGCGTGCTGCTGGCGCGGATGTCGGGTTCCGGGGCGACCTGTTTCGCGCTGTTCGAGAGCGTCGCGGCGCGCGATACGGCGGCGGGGGCGATGCGGCCCCAATGGTGGGTGGCGGCGACGCGGCTCGTGTGA
- a CDS encoding tetratricopeptide repeat protein, with protein sequence MDTTAYVRARAADERGDAATAVAGYAAALKAAPDDPAIALYAYRQALAVGDYGLADLAERALAKSPEAPVDAAILRYSLALKAGDRAGIDAALGRMEKGPLEFMVPVLRAWIAFDRGEDPFPILEAAAKGSPLTRRYAVENRALLLVAMGRSDEGLDALRAILRPASVSDELRVDAAHLLGVMGKRNEARELLSGDRPEMPGLRSRVGRGAKPSAALGSAWLFINLTVDLAQEEAPPPISILLTRAALLLDPTDDRSRVYLADALSKSGMADQALGVLNQIRRDSPFASNAAAGRIAALNRAGKTREAIALAKLQSEARGASSADAQGYGDLLAADKQYAAAATAYGVAIGRGGESDWNLHYQRGVALDRAGRWAEALPLLRRAVALSPREAQVLSYLGSALISRGENLEEGQYMLERASRLRPGDAAITDALGWAYYTRGDVDRALPLIERAAQADPGGSQVNEHLGDIYWKLGRHYEARYAWKAAALYADDTAAPRIAGKIANGLDAVN encoded by the coding sequence GTGGATACCACTGCCTATGTCCGCGCCCGCGCGGCCGACGAGCGTGGCGACGCTGCCACCGCCGTTGCCGGCTATGCCGCTGCGCTGAAGGCCGCGCCGGACGATCCCGCGATCGCGCTCTATGCCTATCGGCAAGCGCTGGCGGTGGGGGACTATGGGCTGGCCGACCTGGCCGAAAGGGCGCTGGCGAAGAGCCCCGAGGCGCCGGTCGACGCCGCGATCCTGCGCTATTCGCTGGCGCTGAAGGCTGGAGACCGCGCGGGGATCGATGCCGCACTGGGCCGGATGGAAAAGGGGCCGCTGGAGTTCATGGTCCCGGTGCTGCGCGCCTGGATCGCTTTCGACCGGGGCGAGGACCCGTTCCCCATTCTCGAGGCCGCCGCGAAGGGCAGCCCGCTGACGCGGCGCTACGCGGTCGAGAACCGGGCGCTGCTGCTGGTCGCGATGGGGCGCTCCGACGAAGGGCTGGACGCGCTGCGCGCGATCCTGCGCCCCGCGTCGGTGAGCGACGAACTGCGGGTCGACGCCGCGCACCTGCTGGGGGTGATGGGCAAGCGTAACGAAGCCCGCGAGCTGCTGTCCGGCGACCGGCCCGAAATGCCGGGCCTGCGCAGCCGCGTCGGGCGTGGCGCGAAGCCGAGCGCGGCGCTGGGTTCGGCCTGGCTGTTCATCAACCTGACGGTGGATCTGGCGCAGGAGGAAGCGCCGCCGCCGATCTCGATCCTGCTGACGCGCGCCGCGTTGCTGCTCGATCCCACCGATGACCGCAGTCGGGTTTATCTTGCCGACGCGCTGTCCAAGTCGGGCATGGCCGATCAGGCGCTGGGGGTGTTGAACCAGATCCGGCGCGACAGCCCGTTCGCGAGCAATGCGGCGGCGGGGCGCATCGCGGCGCTGAACCGCGCGGGCAAGACCCGCGAGGCGATCGCGCTGGCGAAGCTCCAGTCCGAAGCAAGGGGCGCGAGCAGCGCCGACGCGCAGGGCTATGGCGACCTGCTGGCCGCCGACAAGCAATATGCCGCCGCCGCGACAGCCTATGGCGTGGCGATCGGGCGGGGCGGGGAGAGCGACTGGAACCTCCATTACCAGCGCGGCGTCGCACTGGACCGTGCCGGGCGATGGGCCGAGGCGCTGCCGCTGCTGCGCCGGGCCGTGGCGCTTTCGCCGCGTGAAGCGCAGGTGCTGAGCTATCTCGGATCGGCGCTGATCTCGCGCGGCGAAAATCTGGAGGAAGGCCAGTATATGCTCGAGCGCGCCAGCCGGCTGCGGCCGGGCGACGCAGCGATCACCGACGCGCTGGGCTGGGCCTATTACACCCGCGGCGATGTCGACCGGGCGCTGCCGCTGATCGAGCGCGCCGCGCAGGCCGATCCGGGCGGGAGCCAGGTCAACGAGCATCTGGGCGACATCTACTGGAAGCTCGGGCGGCATTACGAAGCGCGCTATGCGTGGAAGGCGGCGGCGCTCTATGCCGACGACACCGCCGCACCGCGCATCGCGGGCAAGATCGCCAACGGGCTCGATGCCGTCAACTGA
- a CDS encoding electron transfer flavoprotein-ubiquinone oxidoreductase encodes MSERESMPYDVVIVGAGPAGLSAAIRLKQLANETGSELAVCVLEKGSEVGAHILSGAVVDPKGLDELIPDWREQGCPLASTPVTENHHWTLTKTGKSAMPEFITPPYLHNKGTYTGSLGNLCRWLAGKAEELGVEIFPGFAAAEILYNEDGSVKGVATGDMGVARDGTHKGDYQPGLELHAKYTFFAEGARGHLTKQLIRQFELDRDSQPQVYGIGIKELWDIDPENHVPGRVIHTQGWPLDDDTNGGSFLYHQADNQVALGFVVWLDYKNPYLSPFHELQRWKTHPEISKILKGGKRVSYGARAITDGGWQSVPKLVFPGGALVGCAAGFLNVPRIKGSHTAVKSGMMAAEAAFAAVQAGRTSDELAAYPEAYENSWIYKELRGVRNVVPLVKKFGATWGTAVAGIAMWCEHLGLRWPFTMKHKPDYTYMDNASLHQPIDYPKPDGVLTFDRLSSVFISNTNHEEDQPVHLTLKDPDVPIHVNLPLYAEPAQRYCPAGVYEVVGEGDDLRFQINAQNCVHCKTCDIKDPSQNINWVVPEGGGGPNYPNM; translated from the coding sequence ATGAGCGAACGGGAGTCGATGCCTTACGACGTGGTGATCGTCGGGGCCGGACCGGCAGGGCTTTCGGCGGCGATTCGCCTGAAGCAGCTGGCGAACGAGACGGGCAGCGAACTCGCGGTCTGCGTGCTCGAAAAGGGTTCGGAAGTCGGCGCGCATATCCTGTCGGGCGCAGTGGTCGATCCGAAGGGGCTGGACGAGCTGATCCCGGACTGGCGCGAGCAGGGCTGTCCGCTGGCTTCGACGCCGGTGACCGAGAATCATCACTGGACGCTGACCAAGACCGGCAAGTCGGCGATGCCCGAGTTCATCACGCCGCCCTATCTGCACAATAAGGGCACCTATACCGGATCGCTCGGCAATCTGTGCCGCTGGCTGGCGGGCAAGGCCGAGGAACTGGGCGTCGAGATATTCCCGGGCTTCGCCGCGGCCGAGATCCTCTACAATGAGGATGGTTCGGTGAAGGGCGTCGCGACCGGCGACATGGGCGTGGCGCGCGACGGCACGCACAAGGGCGATTACCAGCCGGGGCTGGAACTCCACGCGAAATACACCTTCTTCGCCGAGGGCGCGCGCGGGCATCTGACCAAGCAGCTGATCCGCCAGTTCGAGCTGGACCGTGACAGCCAGCCGCAGGTTTATGGCATCGGCATCAAGGAATTGTGGGACATCGATCCCGAGAATCACGTGCCCGGCCGGGTGATCCACACCCAGGGCTGGCCGCTTGACGACGACACCAATGGCGGCAGTTTCCTTTATCATCAGGCGGATAATCAGGTCGCGCTCGGCTTCGTCGTGTGGCTCGACTACAAGAATCCGTATCTCTCGCCGTTCCACGAGCTCCAGCGGTGGAAGACCCATCCCGAGATCAGCAAGATCCTGAAGGGCGGCAAGCGCGTGTCGTACGGCGCGCGGGCGATCACCGATGGCGGCTGGCAGTCGGTGCCCAAGCTGGTGTTCCCCGGCGGCGCGCTGGTCGGCTGCGCGGCGGGCTTCCTCAACGTGCCGCGGATCAAGGGCAGCCATACCGCGGTGAAGAGCGGGATGATGGCCGCCGAAGCAGCCTTCGCGGCGGTGCAGGCGGGTCGGACCTCCGACGAGCTGGCCGCATACCCTGAGGCTTACGAGAATAGCTGGATCTACAAGGAGCTTCGCGGCGTCCGCAACGTGGTGCCGCTGGTCAAGAAGTTCGGCGCGACCTGGGGCACGGCGGTGGCCGGGATCGCGATGTGGTGCGAGCATCTGGGCCTGCGCTGGCCGTTCACGATGAAGCACAAGCCCGATTACACCTATATGGACAATGCCAGCCTGCATCAGCCGATCGACTATCCCAAGCCGGACGGCGTGCTGACGTTCGACCGGCTCTCGTCGGTGTTCATTTCGAACACCAATCACGAGGAAGACCAGCCGGTGCACCTGACGCTGAAGGATCCGGACGTGCCGATCCACGTCAATCTGCCGTTGTATGCGGAGCCGGCGCAGCGTTATTGTCCGGCAGGCGTTTACGAGGTGGTGGGCGAGGGCGACGACCTTCGCTTCCAGATCAACGCGCAGAATTGCGTGCACTGCAAGACGTGCGACATCAAGGACCCCAGCCAGAACATCAACTGGGTGGTGCCCGAGGGCGGAGGCGGACCCAATTACCCCAATATGTAA
- a CDS encoding uracil-DNA glycosylase family protein, which produces MGAELTTDWRTGAASVLDWWSDAGVDMLADDEPRDWLAPPVVKREAAATPDAVAEPVEEKLPDTLEAFVAWRLGEDAPEAGWMTPRVGPQGSPDAPLMILTDMPEAGDTESLTGGAPGRLLDRMLAAIGESRDSAYIASVATACPIGGRIPPEQEERLISLALHHIGLVSPKKLLILGQTANRVGGAADGSASLNGIRDIKHSGGNTDGVTIRHPRFLLDHPAGKADAWRQLLLLSRGTSQ; this is translated from the coding sequence ATGGGGGCGGAACTGACAACCGACTGGCGCACCGGCGCCGCAAGCGTGCTCGACTGGTGGTCGGACGCGGGCGTGGACATGCTCGCGGACGACGAACCGCGCGACTGGCTGGCCCCGCCAGTCGTCAAGCGCGAAGCCGCGGCGACCCCTGACGCCGTAGCGGAACCGGTCGAGGAAAAGCTCCCCGATACGCTGGAGGCGTTCGTCGCATGGCGACTGGGCGAGGACGCCCCCGAGGCCGGATGGATGACCCCGCGCGTCGGGCCGCAGGGGTCTCCGGACGCGCCGCTGATGATCCTCACCGACATGCCCGAGGCCGGCGACACCGAATCGCTGACCGGCGGCGCGCCGGGCCGGCTGCTCGACCGGATGCTCGCGGCGATCGGCGAGTCGCGCGATTCGGCCTATATTGCGTCGGTCGCCACGGCCTGTCCGATCGGCGGCCGCATCCCGCCCGAGCAGGAAGAACGGCTGATCTCGCTGGCGCTGCATCACATCGGGCTGGTTTCGCCCAAGAAGCTGCTGATCCTCGGCCAGACGGCGAACCGTGTCGGTGGCGCGGCGGATGGTTCAGCTTCGCTAAATGGCATACGTGACATTAAACATTCTGGTGGAAATACAGACGGTGTGACGATCCGTCATCCGCGCTTCCTGCTGGATCACCCCGCGGGCAAGGCCGATGCCTGGAGACAATTGTTGCTGTTGAGCCGGGGAACCAGCCAGTGA
- a CDS encoding lytic transglycosylase domain-containing protein, producing the protein MNLRIALVAALLATPLSAHAEDRLVAEDDLSVPAAPLDLSKLNKAVRDGDSLPVAPAAKKRDGDGIPDQLDTEQRAGYRAVFAAIRAGRWADATLQLNAMKPGPLHAIARAELYTARNSPKVDLAPLLQLLSEAPELPQADQLSRMALNRGATNVPALPSTTRLVWFDAAPVRQRVRTVRSDSASTEVALAIQPFIKADDGVSAEALVERFSPDLTDDARTEWQQKVAWVYYVAGDDANARRVAAKAQQGSGDWRVTAHWVGGLAAWRQKDCEGAGDAFIAVSREANDVELRSAGLYWASRADMACGRPERVAAHLNGAAQYGETFYGLLARQALGIEDKPARGERVSDDWRSLERRPNVRVAAALVEIGENRLADEVLRHQAKLGNAQDHAALSRLAGRMNLPATQLWLSHNGPAGAKPLVEARYPKPDWTPDGGWRVDRNLVYAHTLQESRFNSEIRSAAGAVGLLQVKPIAAVDVSRRRGTRYNSADLTNPSANMELGQSYIEQLRDSAFTGGLLPKVVAAYNAGPTPVTNWNSTIRDNGDPLLYIESIPYWETRGYVMIVLRNYWMYELQEGRTSNSRAALVDGMWPRFPGLPGATAVRIGGRSPSY; encoded by the coding sequence GTGAATTTGCGTATCGCCCTGGTCGCCGCCTTGCTGGCGACTCCATTGTCCGCCCATGCGGAAGACCGCCTTGTCGCCGAGGACGATCTCAGCGTTCCCGCCGCCCCGCTCGATCTCTCGAAGCTCAACAAGGCGGTTCGCGACGGCGACTCCCTGCCCGTCGCGCCTGCCGCGAAGAAGCGCGACGGCGATGGCATTCCCGATCAGCTCGACACCGAACAGCGCGCGGGATATCGCGCCGTCTTCGCCGCGATCCGCGCCGGGCGCTGGGCCGACGCCACGCTTCAGCTCAATGCGATGAAGCCCGGCCCGCTCCACGCGATCGCCCGCGCCGAGCTCTATACCGCCCGCAATTCGCCCAAGGTAGATCTAGCGCCGCTGCTCCAGCTCCTGTCCGAAGCGCCCGAACTGCCCCAGGCCGATCAGCTCAGCCGCATGGCGCTCAATCGCGGCGCGACCAATGTGCCGGCGCTGCCCAGCACCACGCGCCTCGTCTGGTTCGACGCCGCGCCGGTCCGCCAGCGCGTCCGCACCGTGCGCAGCGACAGCGCCTCGACCGAAGTCGCCCTCGCCATCCAGCCTTTCATCAAGGCCGATGACGGTGTCTCCGCCGAAGCTCTCGTCGAACGCTTCAGCCCCGATCTCACCGACGATGCCCGTACCGAATGGCAGCAGAAGGTTGCCTGGGTCTATTATGTCGCCGGCGACGACGCCAATGCGCGCCGCGTCGCGGCCAAGGCGCAGCAGGGCAGCGGCGACTGGCGCGTCACCGCGCACTGGGTCGGCGGCCTCGCCGCCTGGCGTCAGAAGGATTGCGAAGGCGCGGGCGATGCCTTCATCGCTGTCTCGCGCGAAGCGAACGACGTCGAACTCCGCTCCGCCGGGCTTTACTGGGCCTCGCGCGCCGACATGGCCTGCGGCCGGCCCGAGCGGGTCGCGGCGCACCTGAACGGTGCGGCGCAATATGGCGAGACCTTCTACGGCCTGCTCGCCCGTCAGGCGCTCGGCATCGAGGACAAGCCCGCGCGCGGCGAACGCGTCTCCGACGACTGGCGTTCGCTGGAGCGCCGCCCGAACGTCCGCGTCGCTGCGGCGCTGGTCGAGATCGGCGAAAACCGCCTCGCCGACGAAGTGCTCCGCCATCAGGCGAAGCTCGGCAATGCGCAGGATCACGCCGCGCTCAGCCGCCTCGCCGGCCGGATGAACCTGCCCGCGACCCAGCTCTGGCTGTCGCACAACGGCCCCGCCGGGGCGAAGCCGCTGGTCGAGGCGCGCTATCCCAAGCCCGACTGGACGCCCGACGGCGGCTGGCGCGTCGATCGCAACTTGGTTTACGCCCACACGCTCCAGGAATCGCGCTTCAATTCCGAGATCCGCAGCGCCGCCGGCGCGGTCGGCCTGCTTCAGGTCAAGCCGATCGCGGCAGTCGATGTCAGCCGCCGTCGCGGCACGCGCTACAACAGCGCCGATCTGACCAACCCCTCCGCCAATATGGAGCTGGGCCAGTCCTATATCGAGCAGTTGCGCGATTCCGCCTTCACCGGCGGCCTGCTGCCCAAGGTGGTCGCGGCGTACAATGCCGGACCGACTCCGGTCACCAACTGGAACAGTACGATCCGCGATAATGGCGATCCCCTGCTCTATATCGAGAGCATTCCGTACTGGGAGACGCGCGGCTACGTGATGATCGTGCTGCGCAACTACTGGATGTACGAGCTGCAGGAAGGCCGGACGTCGAACAGCCGCGCCGCGCTGGTCGATGGCATGTGGCCGCGCTTCCCGGGCCTTCCCGGCGCGACCGCCGTCCGGATCGGCGGACGCTCGCCTTCCTACTGA
- the moaB gene encoding molybdenum cofactor biosynthesis protein B, which yields MPIDESRSFQPVRIAVLTISDTRTLADDRSGDTLVERLTGAGHILADRAIVTDDPDQIVGKLHAWIDDAGVDVILTTGGTGVTGRDITPEALARVWDKEIPGFGELFRWLSYQSIGTSTIQSRATAGVARGTYIFALPGSTGAVKDGWDGILRDQLDIRHRPCNFVELLPRLTER from the coding sequence ATGCCGATCGACGAGTCCCGCAGCTTCCAGCCCGTCCGGATCGCGGTGCTGACCATTTCGGACACGCGCACGCTGGCCGACGACCGCTCTGGCGACACGTTGGTCGAACGCCTCACCGGCGCGGGCCATATCCTGGCCGACCGCGCGATCGTCACCGACGATCCCGATCAGATCGTCGGCAAGCTTCACGCGTGGATCGACGATGCGGGCGTGGACGTAATCCTCACCACAGGCGGCACCGGCGTCACCGGCCGCGACATCACGCCGGAGGCGTTGGCCCGCGTCTGGGACAAGGAAATCCCCGGCTTTGGCGAACTGTTCCGCTGGCTCAGCTACCAGAGCATCGGCACCTCGACGATCCAGTCCCGCGCCACTGCGGGCGTCGCGCGCGGCACCTATATCTTCGCCCTGCCCGGCTCGACCGGCGCGGTGAAAGACGGCTGGGACGGCATCCTGCGCGACCAGCTCGACATCCGCCACCGGCCCTGCAACTTCGTCGAACTGCTGCCGCGGCTGACGGAGCGCTGA
- the rlmJ gene encoding 23S rRNA (adenine(2030)-N(6))-methyltransferase RlmJ, whose product MNYRHSFHAGNSADVVKHSLLIALVRALQHKEGALTLIDTHAGCGLYDLGGDEAQRTGESMQGVVRAFADPNPLLNDYRAAVQTVNAGAEPQLYPGSPQILAQLLRPQDFLILNEKHPEDAYTLRGVMRGTSAAVHERDAYEFWLAMLPTRTARGVVVVDPPYEQTDERARITATLAAAHRKWAHGVTVIWYPLKDRETHVRWTGQLRRLGIPKFLTVEHWLYDRDQPGIYNGAGLYIVNPPYAFTQALPPLLEALRAALAPEGHRGEITTDWLGD is encoded by the coding sequence ATGAATTATCGCCATTCCTTCCATGCTGGCAATAGCGCCGATGTCGTGAAACACAGCCTGCTGATCGCTCTCGTGCGAGCCTTGCAGCACAAAGAGGGCGCGCTGACGCTGATCGATACCCATGCCGGCTGCGGGCTGTACGACCTTGGTGGCGACGAAGCCCAACGCACCGGCGAGTCCATGCAGGGTGTGGTGCGGGCCTTTGCCGACCCGAACCCCTTGCTGAACGACTATCGCGCCGCCGTACAGACGGTGAATGCCGGGGCCGAGCCGCAGTTATACCCGGGTTCGCCGCAGATCCTGGCGCAGCTTCTGCGTCCGCAGGACTTCCTGATCCTGAACGAAAAGCATCCCGAAGACGCCTATACGCTGCGCGGCGTGATGCGAGGCACATCCGCCGCCGTGCATGAGCGCGACGCCTACGAGTTTTGGCTGGCGATGCTGCCGACCCGCACCGCGCGCGGCGTGGTGGTGGTCGACCCGCCTTATGAGCAGACGGACGAACGCGCCCGTATCACCGCAACCCTCGCCGCCGCTCACCGCAAATGGGCGCATGGGGTGACGGTGATCTGGTATCCGCTGAAGGACCGCGAGACGCATGTGCGCTGGACGGGACAGCTACGCAGACTCGGCATCCCGAAATTTCTGACCGTGGAGCATTGGCTGTACGATCGCGATCAGCCCGGCATCTATAACGGCGCGGGCCTTTATATCGTCAACCCGCCATACGCCTTCACGCAGGCGCTGCCGCCTCTGCTGGAGGCGCTGCGCGCCGCGCTGGCGCCAGAGGGGCATAGGGGTGAGATCACAACTGATTGGTTGGGCGACTAG
- a CDS encoding YbjN domain-containing protein, which produces MRIVYLAAAAAALLVTTGAAQAQDRKPCGEGLVCASDPATVMRAMEKAGLKPKQTVDKQGDPMIESDEAAYHFDVYFYGCEQNKNCDSLRFEVTFKKEAENSADLANRWNRSKRFLQASVPEDGRFLVAYDVATIGGLNERNFADVLDWWSSMLGELGEFFQKELDLKPKA; this is translated from the coding sequence ATGCGTATCGTTTATCTCGCCGCCGCCGCTGCGGCTCTGCTGGTCACGACCGGCGCCGCGCAGGCGCAGGACCGCAAGCCTTGCGGCGAGGGGCTGGTATGCGCCAGCGATCCCGCCACGGTGATGCGTGCGATGGAGAAGGCTGGCCTCAAGCCCAAGCAGACCGTCGACAAGCAGGGCGATCCGATGATCGAGAGCGACGAGGCCGCCTATCATTTCGACGTCTATTTCTATGGCTGCGAGCAGAACAAGAATTGCGATTCGCTGCGGTTCGAAGTGACGTTCAAGAAGGAAGCCGAGAATAGCGCGGACCTCGCCAATCGCTGGAACCGCAGCAAGCGCTTCCTTCAGGCTTCAGTGCCCGAGGATGGGCGGTTTCTGGTCGCCTATGACGTGGCGACGATCGGCGGGCTGAACGAACGCAATTTCGCCGATGTGCTCGACTGGTGGAGCTCGATGCTCGGCGAACTGGGCGAGTTCTTCCAGAAGGAACTGGACCTCAAGCCGAAGGCCTGA
- a CDS encoding VOC family protein → MLRISYVELPVKDVAGVRDFYAGAFGWDFTDFGPEYSATTSGDTDLGLNGDQEQATAGILPIIEVTEDLEGALEKVVAAGGTITLPIFPYPGGRRFHFKDPHGHELGVFINEPEAH, encoded by the coding sequence ATGCTTCGGATCAGCTATGTCGAACTGCCGGTGAAGGATGTGGCGGGCGTGCGCGATTTCTATGCGGGCGCGTTCGGATGGGACTTCACCGATTTCGGGCCGGAATATTCGGCGACCACGAGCGGGGATACCGATCTGGGCCTGAACGGCGACCAGGAACAGGCGACCGCCGGCATCCTGCCGATCATCGAGGTGACCGAGGATCTGGAGGGCGCGCTGGAGAAGGTCGTAGCGGCGGGGGGCACGATCACCCTGCCGATCTTCCCCTATCCGGGCGGACGGCGTTTCCACTTCAAGGACCCGCACGGGCATGAACTGGGCGTGTTCATCAATGAGCCGGAAGCGCACTGA
- a CDS encoding PA0069 family radical SAM protein, whose product MAKTRPTHGATLNRESRRFNLPERESDGDWLDDRELVDDGPPPLRTTVTVEKPKTIITRNASPDIAFDRSINPYRGCEHGCIYCFARPTHAYHDLSPGLDFETRLFAKPDAPALLREELKKRGYVCRPIAFGTNTDPYQPIEKEWRITRACIEVLAETSHPLTITTKSDRVIRDIDLLAPMAAKGLAAVMISVTSLDPKVAMTVEPRAPHPEKRLAAVRRLTDAGIPTFVSMSPIIPAITDHEMEHIMERAAEAGARAVFFLPVRLPHEVAPLFRAWLDTHFPDRAGKVMSIIQSIRGGRDNDPNFHTRFKGQGAWADLLRTRFHIAAKRYGLDGPRIALRTDLFRPPAGAQGVLF is encoded by the coding sequence ATGGCAAAGACTCGTCCCACCCACGGCGCGACGCTGAACCGGGAGAGCAGACGGTTCAACCTGCCCGAACGCGAATCCGACGGCGACTGGCTGGACGATCGCGAGCTGGTGGACGATGGCCCGCCGCCATTGCGCACCACCGTGACGGTGGAGAAGCCGAAGACGATCATCACGCGCAACGCGTCGCCCGACATCGCGTTCGATCGCTCGATCAATCCGTATCGGGGGTGCGAGCATGGCTGCATCTATTGCTTCGCCCGGCCGACGCACGCCTATCACGACTTGTCCCCCGGTCTCGATTTCGAAACGCGGCTGTTCGCCAAGCCCGATGCCCCCGCCCTGCTGCGCGAGGAACTGAAGAAGCGAGGCTATGTGTGCCGGCCGATCGCGTTCGGCACCAATACCGATCCCTATCAGCCGATCGAGAAGGAATGGCGGATCACCCGCGCCTGTATCGAGGTGCTGGCCGAAACCAGCCATCCGCTGACGATCACCACCAAGTCCGATCGCGTGATCCGAGACATCGATCTGCTCGCCCCGATGGCGGCAAAGGGGCTGGCGGCGGTGATGATCTCGGTCACATCGCTCGATCCGAAGGTGGCCATGACGGTAGAGCCCCGCGCGCCGCATCCGGAAAAGCGCCTCGCGGCGGTGCGCAGGCTGACCGATGCAGGCATCCCCACCTTCGTCTCGATGTCGCCGATCATCCCGGCGATCACCGATCACGAGATGGAGCATATCATGGAACGCGCGGCGGAAGCGGGTGCGCGCGCCGTCTTCTTCCTGCCGGTCCGCCTGCCGCACGAAGTCGCCCCGCTGTTTCGCGCCTGGCTCGACACGCATTTCCCCGATCGCGCGGGCAAGGTGATGTCGATCATCCAGTCGATCCGAGGCGGACGCGACAACGATCCCAATTTCCACACGCGGTTCAAAGGGCAAGGCGCCTGGGCCGATCTGCTGCGCACCCGCTTCCATATCGCGGCGAAGCGCTATGGCCTCGACGGCCCCCGCATCGCCCTGCGCACCGACCTGTTCCGCCCGCCGGCCGGAGCACAGGGCGTGCTGTTCTAA